GAAGTTTGAGCAAATGCGTTACCACAAAcggagcaactgaaaggtttctcaccggtgtgcgtcctcatgtgcGACAGCATGTGTGCCTTTTGGAAGAATTTTTTACCGCATTCCGAGCAAGAGAATagtttttctccggtgtgcgtcctcatgtgtGAGCGCATGTGCGGCCTTTGGGAGAATGTTTTCCCGCAgtctgagcaactgaaaggtttctCCCCGGTGTGCGTTCTCAGGTGCGACGCCAGGCTGGTTTTGTCCGAGAACCTTTTGCCGCAAACCGAGCAAccgaaaggtttctctccggtgtgtgttctcatgtgcaGGAGCATGTGCGGCTTTTGAGAGAATTTTTTcccacagtctgagcaactgaaaggtttttccccTGTATGTATTCGCATGTGTGATACCATGTTAGTCTTGTCGGAGAATAATTTcccacaaactgagcaactgaaaggtttttctccagtgtgcgttCTCACATGCAAAAGCATGTGTGCTTTTTGAGAGAATTTTTTGCCACAGTCgaagcaactgaaaggtttttccctAGTTTCCCTTCTCGTGTGCGCTTCCATTGTCGCGTTGCCGTGTGACGATGCGTCGTCACCGTCTGATAGCGGAGCTACAAGGTTGTCTGCTTGGGatcctccatcagcttctgttgtcatgtgttgtggcGAGCTGTCGCGCTCAGGCTCCGCCCCTCTGTTCTCCTCACTTGGACTGTGATGAATCTGtgaggactcaggtggtttgtgttcatggtcttcggtcttcaTAGAGACAACAGTTAGTGGCAATTTGCTGAGATCAGCCTCCTGAGTGATACagagttcctcctcttcctctttaacgcTGGGGGGCGGTGCCTGGGCATCTGCAGCAGAACACAAAGAGATTGCAGAAGCTTTGACTTAACTTCTTGATGTGAGAGGTTgtgtagaacatgcaaactccacacagagatgcccgagggtggaatcgaactcgggtctcctgcatGTGTGGCCttggtgctaaccactccaccgccatgcagcccagcctGGATATGTAATCCTCCAAATTCTTTCAGCAGACCATACAAATATCTCTAgctggcttttcctctctatggaaggacggcagtgacaagcaacTTGTGTCCAAATGAAGCGGGAACTGCAGGGATGGACAAACGTTTTCCACTGACGGCCacaatgtgaaaaatgaaaggatactttatttgtagatatatacagtatatatattaaaaaaaacttaatactGTATTTCAACTCAATTAAACTAAAATTGATGCATCTGTgacctttttctttttataatattttgaatattttgctcataaaattccacttttatttctatttccactGTTGCTTTTAGTTACATTTTCTATGAAGTATTTCTACTTCCTTCATGCAAGTGTTCTCAATACAATTCATCAGACGTTAGTCagatattatacatttttttgcaacctaattttctttaaaaaaataaatttaatgtgtttctcataatatgatgacttttaaaaacaaacatttctctTGTAACATTTCAATTTTATACTactaagtttattcttgtaaaaaataaaaaagaatgctaatttttcttggttttttttcgcttaatattgtgactttatcctcgtaaaaatgacaatgtggttatacttttacaatgtaaatgaaaaaacagcCGCGTACCTCAAATGGCCCGAGAACCGCAACTTAGACACCCCTGTTTTATGGCAGTTGAGTATATCTAGTTGCTCACCACTATAAATGATCCGCAAACGCAAAAAGAACATGGTTGACTGCAAAGTAAGAAAAACACGTCAATGTGTACAttggccgccatcttggatttgATATTTACGGTgctatatttaataaatagaagataagcggtagaaaatgaatgaatgaactcgtTTATGTTAACTTTATGTGTATGTAAGATGCAAAAAAGTGTGTTAAAAGATGAAGTGGAAGCTTATTGAACATGTAAACATACCTTCAGCGTTTAAGACAATCGGAGTCTTGCTAACAGCTTCCAGTTGCTGCCGATGTCGCTCCTTCTCCTCTCTGgttcgagaaagttcctcctcgtaggaCGCCATGGTTCTTTCAAACAGCACCAATATTTCATCAGCCGCCGCCATTAGTCGCTCCCTTATCAAATCTTTCAACATTTTCGATGTTTTTGACTCGATTACAGTCAGTCGTATTTGCCCTTTTGACGCCAAGCGTTGCTAACTTccgcctttttcttcttcttttacttTTAAAGGCGGGTTACAACCATACCGCCACCTACTGTACCATGAGTCGCTCCTTTAACTctttaaacattttgttttttatgattaCACTGCGTCGTCTTCGCCTTTTTGCTAACTTCCGCTTTTTCCTTCTTCTATGGACGCTTTTCACGAGCAAAGCATCCATGAAGTTACACTGCTGCCATCTTGCGGCGGTAATCAAAACAACTCAAAATGGGAGCAGAAGAAGAAAGGCTCATTAGAATGCGGTAAAACTTTATTGTCTACCAggcaaatttcaaaataaaattcaaagtaATTCACTcgaaatacatacagtaaacaagCAAATACACAAAGTTATGTATTTTGTCAAGATatttacaatcaataaaaaatcttTGCATGGGTCACAGGCCATACCTCGCTGTGTTTTGAAAGAAGCAAGAGCTGACTTCCCCTTCATGAATATGAAGAACTAATCATCAAGTTGACAgacattgaaaaacaaaaactattaGATGTTGCATTCAATGTCCAGAATGAAATACAGCATCAGACAACTGACTTTGTGATGTGACACCAAACCGCCTGCCGGGGGAGTCAGGCTCATCAGTGACTCCGCATGTGTTTGTTCAAAGAGGATTTCCGAGAAAAAGTCCCGCCACAAAtggagcaactaaaaggtttttccccTGTGTGCCCTCTCATGTGTGATAACACGTTGGCCTTTTTAGTGAAGCCTTTACCACAGTcggagcaactaaaaggtttcacaccggtgtgcgttctcatgtgtgccTTCATGTTGACCTTTTGAGTGAAACGTTTACCGCAGTCTGAGCAAgcgaaaggtttttctccggtgtgtgTTCTTATGTGTGAAACCAAGTTGTTTTTTCGTGAGAATTTTTTGTCGCAAACTAAGCAGCTgaagggtttctctcctgtgtgagTTGCCATGTGCGACAACATGAGTGATTTGGTAAAGAATGTTTTATCGCAATCCGAGCACTGGAAgcttttttctcctgtgtgcgttctcatgtgtgccAGCATTGTCGTCTTACGAAAGAATTTTGcaccacaaactgagcaaccGAAATCTTTTTCTAGTGCGTGTGTGCTCATGTGCAAACGCCAGTGCGCCTTTCGAGCGAAACGTCTGCCACACTCGGTGCAACTAAAAGGTTTATCTCCCGTGTGTATCCTCGCATGCGCTACCATGTTATCCTTTTTAATGAAGCTTTTGCCACAGTCTGAGcagctaaaaggtttttctccagtgtgcgtcctcatgtgtGATACCATATTTGTTTTAAGGGCGAACTTTGTACCGCAAAcggagcaactgaaaggtttctCACCTGTATGTGTTCTCATGTGCGCACGCACATACATTTTTTGAGAGAACCTCCGCTCACAAACAGAGCAACTAAACGGTTTTACTCCCCCGTGCGTCCCCATGTGCGCCAGCATTGTCGTCTCACGAGGGAATTTTGCGCCACAAACCGAGCAAGCGAAAGCTTTTTCTtttgtgtgcgttctcatgtgtgcgAGCCTGTGTCCCTTTCGAGCGAAGCTTTTGCCACACTcggagcaactaaaaggtttttctcctgtgtgtattCTCGCGTGTGCTAACATGTTATCCTTTTTCGTGAAGCTCTTCCCACAGACGGAGCAACCGAATGGTTTCTTTCCtgtgtgcgtcctcatgtgcGACACCATATTTTCCTTAAGAGAGAACTTTTTATCGCAATTTGcgcaactaaaaggtttctctcccgtgtgcgttctcatgtgtaaaTGCAACTTAATTTTTCTTGTGAATCTTTTATCGCACGCCGAACAACtgtaaggtttttctcctgagtgtgttctcatgtgtgagtCCATATCGACACTGACGTGTGACGTGTTGTCGTTTTCTGATAGCGCAGCTAAGAGGTTGTATGTTTGTGAtgctccacagtggtctccatcagctgttgttgttgttgcgctGCTGCTCGGAGGCTCCGCCCCTCGGTTCTGCTCATTTGGACTCAGATGAAGCAGtgaggactcaggtggtttgtcttcatcGTCTTTGGTCTTTACAGAGAAACCAGTCAGTGGTAACTCCTCCTGTCCTTGAAGGTGCTCTCCATCCACAGTGGTCCAGACGTCCGCCTCCTCCTTTTTCACATGGAGGGGCCGTAGCTCCTCCTGCGGCTGACAGGGACGTTCTTCTTGGCTCCCTCCAAGCAGCTGGACGTCAGCAGGAAACAAACAGAAACGATGGTGGAAGCTTATTGTGGAATGTGGTTTCTCTTCATGGTTTTGAGTCGTCAGAGACAAAACAGTCGACGGCAACGTCATGGCGACATCAGCCTCCTCCTTCCCGATCCAGAGTTTGACCTCTTCCTCTTTTACTTGGGGTGGCTGTGGATCTCCCTGCTTCAAAGTGGAGCTCCACACTTGTGGCTGAGTGGGATGTTCTTCTTGACGACCAATCAGCTGCTggacgtctgcaggacacaaactATGTGATtgaacagcttttttttttcacaggaaTTGAGTATTGCAGTGTGAACATAGACGGACGTGAATGGAGAAAtcaagtcacattttaatcttgcgagAGATTAGGAGTTGGATTCAAACATGTGTGATCGATGtgatgcattaaataaaaaataaaaaataaaaaataaaaaataaaaaataaaaaataaaaaataaaaaataaaaaataaaaaataaaaaataaaaaataaaaaataaaacataaaaaataaaacataaaacataaaacataaaacataaaaaataaaaaataaaaaatgttaactgcccaaaaataaaacataaaatcagTGTAATcagtaaatattttttctaCAAATGAACAGGCTGCAatcttattattaaaaatgtttttttaaaaaacattttattattattttatttatttatttatatttatttatggtttGTTGTCATTTAAATCGTCTCAAATTAACTATCCCActgtcatacatacatacattactaAGTCATAAGTCAAATTCACAGAGTCTAACAACTAAGTAATAAAGTCAAGGCTTGGCtcccaaagacaaaaaaagctcCACGCAAGAAGCTGCCTGCACAGCCCGGGTATGAGGCTCTCTTTCCGGCTTAAAAAGGAACGAACATCGCGGTGGTCGATCACCATGGGCGTAGTCGACGTCTCGTATTTAAACGCTAATTTATACTTCTAATGCCACACTAATATATACATATCTGCCGTTGCTTGgtgtaataactaataaaatatatatttgcgtTTCAAGTTGCCGTTTTTCCCTCCTCGGAGCGCCgccatgttgaaatattttctcAGCGTTTAGCTGCGCGCGCAAAGAATGCTGGGGTATACTgaccgccatcttggatcataTATATTTATGGTATAATAATGTTTTATCCCGAGATCTGTATAAAAGAATTACAAAGTATAGATATACATACCTTCGCTGTGCATCATAATTCCAGTCTTGTAAACAACTTCCTGTTGTTGTCGATGTCGATCGTTCTCCTCTCGCTCGATAAACTTCCTTTTTTTACGACGTTGTCGTTATTTCACAGCAATTATTTAATCAGCTGTCTCAGTTAGTCGCTCCT
This DNA window, taken from Doryrhamphus excisus isolate RoL2022-K1 chromosome 4, RoL_Dexc_1.0, whole genome shotgun sequence, encodes the following:
- the LOC131127793 gene encoding zinc finger protein 135-like produces the protein MMHSEDVQQLIGRQEEHPTQPQVWSSTLKQGDPQPPQVKEEEVKLWIGKEEADVAMTLPSTVLSLTTQNHEEKPHSTISFHHRFCLFPADVQLLGGSQEERPCQPQEELRPLHVKKEEADVWTTVDGEHLQGQEELPLTGFSVKTKDDEDKPPESSLLHLSPNEQNRGAEPPSSSATTTTADGDHCGASQTYNLLAALSENDNTSHVSVDMDSHMRTHSGEKPYSCSACDKRFTRKIKLHLHMRTHTGEKPFSCANCDKKFSLKENMVSHMRTHTGKKPFGCSVCGKSFTKKDNMLAHARIHTGEKPFSCSECGKSFARKGHRLAHMRTHTKEKAFACSVCGAKFPRETTMLAHMGTHGGVKPFSCSVCERRFSQKMYVRAHMRTHTGEKPFSCSVCGTKFALKTNMVSHMRTHTGEKPFSCSDCGKSFIKKDNMVAHARIHTGDKPFSCTECGRRFARKAHWRLHMSTHALEKDFGCSVCGAKFFRKTTMLAHMRTHTGEKSFQCSDCDKTFFTKSLMLSHMATHTGEKPFSCLVCDKKFSRKNNLVSHIRTHTGEKPFACSDCGKRFTQKVNMKAHMRTHTGVKPFSCSDCGKGFTKKANVLSHMRGHTGEKPFSCSICGGTFSRKSSLNKHMRKLKERLMQRLASKGQIRLTVIESKTSKMLKDLIRERLMAAADEILVLFERTMASYEEELSRTREEKERHRQQLEAVSKTPIVLNAEDAQAPPPSVKEEEEELCITQEADLSKLPLTVVSMKTEDHEHKPPESSQIHHSPSEENRGAEPERDSSPQHMTTEADGGSQADNLVAPLSDGDDASSHGNATMEAHTRRETREKPFSCFDCGKKFSQKAHMLLHVRTHTGEKPFSCSVCGKLFSDKTNMVSHMRIHTGEKPFSCSDCGKKFSQKPHMLLHMRTHTGEKPFGCSVCGKRFSDKTSLASHLRTHTGEKPFSCSDCGKTFSQRPHMRSHMRTHTGEKLFSCSECGKKFFQKAHMLSHMRTHTGEKPFSCSVCGNAFAQTSCLTRHMRTHK